Within Conexibacter woesei DSM 14684, the genomic segment ACGTCGTCGCGCCGCCGATGTTCGCCGTCGTCTACCAGTCGCCGTCGGTGATGCCGGCGCTGTTCGACCCGCAGGTCGGGATCGACTTCCCGCAGCTGCTGCACAGCGCCCAGGAGTTCCGCTGGGACCGGATCGTCGTCGCCGGCGAGGAGCTGACGACCACGACGACGGTCGCGGCGATCAGCGAGAAGAGCGACATCGGCTTCTACGACTTCGAGGTCGTGACCGTGGACGAGGCGGGCGAGCCCGTCGTGACCGGCATCTGGAAGATGCTCGTGCGAGGGAGCTGAACGATGGCCGCTGACTACGAGCCCGGGGCAGAGCTGCCGACGCTGACGACGACGCCGGACCGCTTCCTGACGGTCCGCTACGCCGGCGCCTCCGGCGACTTCAACCCGATCCACATCGACGAGCAGTTCGCGAAGGCGGTCGGGCTGGAGGGACGGATCCTGCACGGCCTCTGGTCGATGGCGCAGGTCGCGCGCGCGCAGACCGAGGCGGCAGGCGGGCCAGAGAGACTGAAGTCGCTGTCGGTCCAGTTCCGCGGCCAGGGCGTGATGGAGCGCGAGGTGACGGTGACGAGCAAGGTCAAGCGCGTCGAGGACGGCGTCGCGACCGTCACGGCCGAGGCCCACCAGGGCGACACGCGGATCATCCGCAACGCCGTCGCCGTGCTTCGCATTGGGAGTTCCACGGCGGCGGAATGACGTGCCGTCGCGTAGGTGGGAACTCCCGGTCCATCTAGAATCAAGGGGATGCTGACCCCTCGCCAGGAGCTGATCCTCAGAATGGTCGTCGAGGGCTACCTCGACGGTGGTCTGCCGGTCGGCTCCAAGGCGCTCGCGGCCGAGGTCGAGTGGGGTCCGTCGACCGTCCGCAACGAGCTGGCGATGCTGGAGGAGCACGGTCTGCTCGCCCATCCCCACACTTCGGCCGGCCGCGTCCCGACCGACGCCGGCTACCGCTACTTCGTCGACCGCCTGCTGAGAGAGCGCGACCTGCCCGGTGCGGCGGTCGCGACGCAGCCGGAGCTGTCGCTGACGCTGGCCCGCCACGAGGTCGACGAGGCGATGCGCGTCACGACCGAGACGCTGTCGCAGGTGACGAACCTGCTCGCGATCGTCTCGGCGCCGCCGATCGAGACGGCGACCGTCCGCCACGTCGAGGTGCTGCTGCTGCAGCCGCAGGTCCTGATGGTCGTCGTGATCACTTCGACCGGCGGCGTCAGCAAGCGCGTCTTCACGTTCGACGGCCCGGTTGACGCCGGCCTCGCCGACTGGGGCGGCAGCTACCTCAACGAGCAGCTGACCGGCGTCGGGCTCGGTGCGCGCAAGCTTTACCAGCGACTGTCGGACCCGACGCTCGGACCGCGCGAGCGCGGCTTCCTCGACGCGATCGCGCCGGTCTTCACCGAGCTGACCGACACCACCGAGCACACGCTCTACGTCGACGGCGCGGCGCGGCTGGTGAGCGAGTTCCGCTTCCAGGACGTGACGCAGCTCAACGACGTGATGCAGATGCTGGAGCGCCGCGTGACTCTGCTCGGCGTGTTGAGCGCGGCGCTCGTCGAGCGTGACGTCTACGTGCGGATCGGCCGCGAGAACGAGATGCCGGCGCTGCGCTCGCTGGCGCTGGTGGCCGCCTCGTACGGCCTGCCGCGCCAGAGCCTCGGCACCGTCTCGGTGATCGGGCCGTTGCGGATGGACTACCAGCACGCAATCCGCTCGGTGCGCGCCGCGGCGCACGAGCTGTCGCGCTTCGTCGAGGACGTCTACGAGGCGTGAGATCGGCTGGCGCACCCGGGAGTTCCCGCCGACCCGACGCGGCTCGACACGCCGCCGTGGAACTCCCAAGGGCCGAAGGCCCCTACCATTGACGCGTGCCCACGGCGAGTGACTACTACGACCGTCTCGGCGTCGCGCGGGACGCCGACGCGAACGAGATAAAGAAGGCCTTCCGCAAGCTCGCGCGCGAGCTGCACCCGGACGTCAACAGCCACGACCCGGAGGCCGAGACGAAGTTCAAGGCGGCCGCCGAGGCGTACGAGGTGCTGTCCGATCCCGAGCGCCGCGCGACCTATGACCGCTACGGCGCCGACGGCCTCAGAAACGGCGGCTTCCAGCCGAGCGGCTTCGGCTCCTTCTCCGACATCTTCGACGCGTTCTTCGGCGGCGACGTCTTCGGCGGCGCCGGCGGCGCGCGCGGCGGACCGGTGCAGGGCGGCGACGTCGCCGTGACGGCGACGATCGAGCTGGCCGACGTCGCGACGGGCGCGTCCGTCGAGGTCTCCTACGACGCCGTCGTCCGCTGCGAGACGTGCAACGGCAACGGCGCCGAGCCGGGCACGCCGATCGAGGCGTGCGACCGCTGTGGCGGGACCGGCCAGCTGCGTGCCGTGACGCGCACGCCGTTCGGCCAGGTCGTGCGCGCGACCGCGTGCGACGTCTGCGGCGGCGACGGGCGCGTGCCGAAGTCGCCGTGCAAGAGCTGCCAGGGCCGCGGCCGCAGAGTGTCGCGGCTGACGGTCGGCGTCGACGTGCCTGCCGGCATCGCCGACGGCCAGCGGATCCGCCTCTCCGGCCGCGGTCACGCGGGCGAGCACGGCGGCCCGCCCGGCGACCTCTACGTGCTCGTGCGCGTCAACGAGGACGCGCGCTTCGTGCGCGACGGCGACGACCTCGTCACCGTCGTGGACGTCGTCGCCCCGCTCGCCGCGCTCGGCACCTCGCTGGAGGTCCCGACGCTCGACGGCCCGCTGGAGCTGGAGGTTCCGGCCGGGATCCAGCCGCACGAGACGCTGACGCTGCGGGGGAGAGGGCTGCCGGCGCTGCGGCGCGGGCGCAGGGGCGACCTGCGCGTTGTCGTCAACGTCGTGATCCCGCGCCGCCTGTCGGGCGAGCAGCGCGAGCTGCTGGAGCGGCTGGCGGAATCGCTGGGCGAGGAGAACATGAACCCCGAGGAGGGCGTGTTCTCCAAGCTCAAGCGAGCGTTCGGCGCATGATCCGCCTCGCGCTGCGGGTCGATCGCGCACACGCCGAGGTCGCGCTCGCGGAGCTGCTGGAGCTGGCGCCGAGCGGCGTCGAGGAGGTCGACCACGGCGACCAGGTCGAGTACGCCGTCTACGGCGCGCCGGGCGAGCTGCCCGAGCTGCCCGACCTGGAGGCGGCGGTCGGCGGCGCGCTCGTCTCGGTCACGACCAGCGAGCTGGCTGACGACTGGACCGAGCGCTGGAAGGACTTCCACAAGCCGCTCGTGCTCGGCGACCGGCTGGCGGTGCGCCCACCGTGGGTTCCGCCGCTCGGCGCCGACGTCGAGCTGGTGATCGACCCCGCGCAGGCGTTCGGGACCGGCTCGCACGCGACGACGCGCCTGTGCCTGGAGCTGCTGCTGTCGCTCGCCGACGGCGACGCCGCGCGCGGCCCGGTCGCCGACGTGGGCTGCGGCTCGGGCGTGCTGGCGATCGCCGCCGCGAAGCTCGGCTACGCCCCCGTCGTCGCGGTCGACTACGACCCGCTCAGCGTCGAGGCGACGCGCGAGAACGCGGTCGTCAACGACGTCGCGCTGGAGGTGTCGCGCGGCGACCTGCGTGGGGAGCAGATGCCCGCCGCGCCGATCGTGCTCGCCAACCTGCTGCGCCCGCTGCTGCTGGAGTACGCCGAGCGGATGACCGACCCGCCGCGGGTCCTGATCGCCTCCGGCCTGCTCGTCCACGAGGCGGACGAGATCGCGCACGCGTTCGAGCGGCGCCACGGCCTCGTCGAGCAGGATCGGCGCGAGCTGGGCGAGTGGGCCGCGCTGCTGCTGCGCAGGCCCTGATGTGTGGTGATCTATGGGTGCAGGAGACCCATAGATCAACCCACATCCCTCAGCCACGCCGCGAACCCGCCGGCGAGAACCAGATCGGCTGCGCGCGCGTAGCCCTCGGCGCCGGGATGGGCGCCGTCGCCCGCGGCCGCCTCTGCGCGCCAGGGCTCGAACGCGGCGAGCGCCGCGGCGAGCGGCACGAACGGAACGCCGCGGACTGAGCAGAGGTCGGCGAACGCGCTCGTAAGCGCCAGGGCACGAGCGTCGGGGCGCTCCGCGCCGAGCGGGGGCGGGCCGACGACGAACGCGGGCAGCTCCAACGCCGCGGCGCCGTCGAGCAAGGCGTCCATCGTTGCCGTCGACACGGCTGGCTCCACCCGCGGCTTCCCCTCGATGCCCGAATCGACGCAGTCGTTGGCGCCCACCGAGAAGACGACGCGGAACGACGCCGCGTCGGTCAGCCGCACGGCCGCCTCCGAGCGCCAGCGCGCCGCGACCTGCACGGAGGTCTCGCCGCGCACGCCGAGGTTGTAGGACGTGACCGGCATGCAGGCGGCGGCGACCCGTCCGGCCCAGCCGAGCGCGGCCGGGTCGCCGGCGCCGGCCGTGAACGAGTCGCCGAAGAACAGCAGCCGTCGGTCGCGCATGGCGCGCAGCCAATCAGATCGGCGCGCGAGGGACTTTGTGACACGCTTGTGACGTTGGTCTCTTCGCCCCGGCGGGCATAGGGTGAGGAGCATGGCCTGGGACATCGTCATCGCCGGCGGCGGATTCGGCGGCTACTACGCCGCGCGCACGCTCGAGAAGCAGCTGCCGCAGCATTCGGCGCGCATCACGCTCGTCAACGACGTGAACTTCATGCTGTTCACGCCGCTGCTGCCGGGCGCCGCGGCCGGGACGCTGGAGCCGCGCCACGTCGTCGTCCCGCTGCGCGAACAGCTCAAGCGCACCGACCTCTGGCTCGGCCACGTCACCGGCGCCGACCCGGGCCGCAACCAGCTCGTCGTCGACTCGCTCGACGGCCGTCGCCACGAGCTGCACTACGACCAGCTCGTCGTCGCGCTCGGCTCGATCTCGCGCACGCTGCCGATCCCCGGCCTCGCCGAGCACGCGGTCGGCTTCAAGACGCTGTCGGAGGCGATCGCGCTGCGGAACCGCGTCATCACGATGCTGGAGATCGCCGAGACCGTCCACGACGCCGAGCAGCGCGCCGAGTTCCTCACGTTCGTCTTCGTCGGCGCCGGCTACGCGGGCCTCGAAGGGATCGCCGAGCTGCAGGACTTCGTCACCGACGTGATCGACCTCTACCCGCGCTGCCGCGTGCAGGGCGTGCGCTTCATGCTCGTCGAGGCACGCGACCGCGTGATGCCGGAGGTCGCCCCGCGGCTCGCCGACTTCGCCCAGCGTGAGCTGCGCGGGCGCGGGATCGAGATCCGCACGAACACGACCGTCGAGGCGCTCGACGAGCGCTCGGTCACGCTCAAGGGCGGTGAGGTGGTTCCGGCGCGCACGGTCGCCTGGACCGCCGGCGTCAAGCCGCACCCGGTCGTCGCGAGACTCGGGCTGCCGCTGGAGAGAGGCGGCCGGATCGAGGTCGACCAGACGATGCGGGTGCGCGGGCACGACGACGTCTGGGCGATCGGCGACGCTGCCGCGATCCCCGACCCGGCCCGCAAGGGCGAGCTGTCGCCGCCGACGGCGCAGCACGCGATCCGCCAGGGCAGACGTGTCGCGCGCAACGTCGCCGCGGAGCTGGGCGCGGGCGGCAGGGTGCGCCCGTTCACCTACAAGACGAAGGGCGTCTTCGTCGACATGGGCCGCCACCAGGCGGTCGCGAGCACGATGGGGATCAGATGGCGCGGCTTCCCCGCCTGGTTCCTGGCGCGCACCTACCATCTCGCGAACATGCCGGGCTGGCATCGCAAGTCGCGCCTGGTCGTCGACTGGACGGTCTCGCTGCTGTTCCCGCGCGACACGTCCGAGCTGGGGCAGATCGGCAATCCGCCGGAGCTGGAGCGCGACGGCGCGGGCGTGGGCTCCGTCACGCGCGAGCACGCGGAGCCGGAGCCGGAGCGCGACGCCGCGCCCAGCTGACGGTCAGCGCGTCGGCGGCAGCGCCTGCGTCGTCACCATCAGCCGGTTCCACGAGTTGATCACGGTGATCGCGAAGATCACCTGCGTCAGCGCGTGCTCGTCGAACTGGCGCGCGGCCTCGTCGTATACCGCGTCCGGCACCGGCCCGTCGGTCAGTCTCGTCATCGCCTCCGCGAGGCCGAGCGCGGCCCGCTCGGAGGCGGTGAAGAACGGCGACTCGCGCCAGCCGGCGAGCGTGTCGAGACGCTGGGTCGTCTCGCCGTCGTCGCGCGCCTCGTTGTGGTGCATGTCGAGGCAGTAGACGCAGCCGTTGAGCTGCGAGACGCGGATGTCGATCAGGTGGCGGAGGATCGGGTCGAGCTCGACGCTGCCGGCGAGTCTGCGCATCGCGTGGTAGTTCTCGCGCGCGACGCGCGGCAGGTCGGCGATCCGTGGCGTGTGGGCGACGTAGTCGGAGGGGGAGGGGGCGATAGCAGTCATGGTCCTCAGACTAGGGCCGAAACAGCCCGGCCGACAGGTCCAATTCCCGCTCTCCGGGGGAGACCACGTCATCAAGCTGTGATCGAGGCGTTCGGGCCGTTGAGGCGCCGCGGGCACGGCTATCCTTGATGGACCGTGACCGTCGCCGAACAACTGAAGACCGACATCACCGCCGCGATGAAGGCGGGCGAGCGAGAGCGCGTCGGCGCGCTGCGGCTCGTCCTGTCCGAGCTGCAGAAGTCGGCGAAGGACGGCGACGGCGACGAGGTCGCCGTGCTGCGCCGTGAGCGCAAGCGCCGCCTCGACGCGGCCCAGCAATTCAAGGACGGCGGTCGCGAAGAGCTTGCACGGCAGGAGCAGGGCGAGGCCGAGCTGATCGCCGCCTACCTGCCGGCGGAACTGTCCGACGAGGAGCTTGCCGGGATCGTCTCCGACGCGGTCGCCGAGACCGGCGCCTCCTCGCCGAAGGACATGGGGCAGGTCATGAAGGCCGCGATGGCGAGAGTCGGCGGGCGCGCCGACGGCAAGCGCGTCTCTGCACGCGTGCGAGAGGCGCTGGCGTCGTAGTGCCGGGCACGAGCGCATCCGAGAGACCTCAGGTGAAGCGGAAGCTCGAGTTGGACAACGCCGTCGCGGCGGAGCTGTCGGGCACCCAGGACGAGGTGCTGCGCACGCTCGAGGAGAACCTCGACTGCTCGATCTACCTGCGCGGGAACGTGCTGACGCTCGAAGGCGACGACGACGCGGTCGACGCCGCCGCGCAGGTCGTGCGCGAGGTCTCCGACCTGGTCGCGCGCGGTCACGAGATCGCGCCGGGGACGATCCAGGCGATCCAGGGCGCGCTTCAGCAGCACGAGTCGCCCAGCCGCGTGCTGGAAGACGTCGTCTGGCGCCACCGCTCGACGAAGGTCGCGCCGAAGACGGTCAACCAGAAGCGCTACGTCGACTCGATCCGCAGAAACACGATCACGTTCGGGGTCGGCCCGGCCGGCACCGGCAAGACGTGGCTGGCGGTCGCGATGGCGGCCGCCGCGCTGTCGCGGCGCGAGGTCAACCGCATAATCCTCACGCGCCCGGCCGTCGAGGCCGGCGAGCGGCTCGGCTTCCTGCCGGGCGACCTGATGGCGAAGGTCGATCCGTACCTGCGCCCGCTGTTCGACGCGCTGCACGACATGATCGACCCGGAGAGAGTGTCGGCACATCTCGAGCGCGGCGTGATCGAGGTCGCGCCGCTGGCGTTCATGCGCGGCCGCACGCTCAACGACTCGTTCATCATCCTCGACGAGGCGCAGAACACCACGCCGGAGCAGATGAAGATGTTCCTGACGCGGCTCGGCTTCAACTCGAAGATGGTCGTCACCGGCGACGTCACGCAGATCGACCTGCCGAGCGACCA encodes:
- a CDS encoding FAS1-like dehydratase domain-containing protein, with the protein product MPVKTEAIGKTYAPVVYAVGREKIKEYASAVGETNPLHLDVAAARAAGHADVVAPPMFAVVYQSPSVMPALFDPQVGIDFPQLLHSAQEFRWDRIVVAGEELTTTTTVAAISEKSDIGFYDFEVVTVDEAGEPVVTGIWKMLVRGS
- a CDS encoding carboxymuconolactone decarboxylase family protein produces the protein MTAIAPSPSDYVAHTPRIADLPRVARENYHAMRRLAGSVELDPILRHLIDIRVSQLNGCVYCLDMHHNEARDDGETTQRLDTLAGWRESPFFTASERAALGLAEAMTRLTDGPVPDAVYDEAARQFDEHALTQVIFAITVINSWNRLMVTTQALPPTR
- a CDS encoding GatB/YqeY domain-containing protein; the protein is MTVAEQLKTDITAAMKAGERERVGALRLVLSELQKSAKDGDGDEVAVLRRERKRRLDAAQQFKDGGREELARQEQGEAELIAAYLPAELSDEELAGIVSDAVAETGASSPKDMGQVMKAAMARVGGRADGKRVSARVREALAS
- a CDS encoding MaoC/PaaZ C-terminal domain-containing protein, which produces MAADYEPGAELPTLTTTPDRFLTVRYAGASGDFNPIHIDEQFAKAVGLEGRILHGLWSMAQVARAQTEAAGGPERLKSLSVQFRGQGVMEREVTVTSKVKRVEDGVATVTAEAHQGDTRIIRNAVAVLRIGSSTAAE
- the hrcA gene encoding heat-inducible transcriptional repressor HrcA — translated: MLTPRQELILRMVVEGYLDGGLPVGSKALAAEVEWGPSTVRNELAMLEEHGLLAHPHTSAGRVPTDAGYRYFVDRLLRERDLPGAAVATQPELSLTLARHEVDEAMRVTTETLSQVTNLLAIVSAPPIETATVRHVEVLLLQPQVLMVVVITSTGGVSKRVFTFDGPVDAGLADWGGSYLNEQLTGVGLGARKLYQRLSDPTLGPRERGFLDAIAPVFTELTDTTEHTLYVDGAARLVSEFRFQDVTQLNDVMQMLERRVTLLGVLSAALVERDVYVRIGRENEMPALRSLALVAASYGLPRQSLGTVSVIGPLRMDYQHAIRSVRAAAHELSRFVEDVYEA
- the dnaJ gene encoding molecular chaperone DnaJ, whose protein sequence is MPTASDYYDRLGVARDADANEIKKAFRKLARELHPDVNSHDPEAETKFKAAAEAYEVLSDPERRATYDRYGADGLRNGGFQPSGFGSFSDIFDAFFGGDVFGGAGGARGGPVQGGDVAVTATIELADVATGASVEVSYDAVVRCETCNGNGAEPGTPIEACDRCGGTGQLRAVTRTPFGQVVRATACDVCGGDGRVPKSPCKSCQGRGRRVSRLTVGVDVPAGIADGQRIRLSGRGHAGEHGGPPGDLYVLVRVNEDARFVRDGDDLVTVVDVVAPLAALGTSLEVPTLDGPLELEVPAGIQPHETLTLRGRGLPALRRGRRGDLRVVVNVVIPRRLSGEQRELLERLAESLGEENMNPEEGVFSKLKRAFGA
- a CDS encoding NAD(P)/FAD-dependent oxidoreductase, with the translated sequence MAWDIVIAGGGFGGYYAARTLEKQLPQHSARITLVNDVNFMLFTPLLPGAAAGTLEPRHVVVPLREQLKRTDLWLGHVTGADPGRNQLVVDSLDGRRHELHYDQLVVALGSISRTLPIPGLAEHAVGFKTLSEAIALRNRVITMLEIAETVHDAEQRAEFLTFVFVGAGYAGLEGIAELQDFVTDVIDLYPRCRVQGVRFMLVEARDRVMPEVAPRLADFAQRELRGRGIEIRTNTTVEALDERSVTLKGGEVVPARTVAWTAGVKPHPVVARLGLPLERGGRIEVDQTMRVRGHDDVWAIGDAAAIPDPARKGELSPPTAQHAIRQGRRVARNVAAELGAGGRVRPFTYKTKGVFVDMGRHQAVASTMGIRWRGFPAWFLARTYHLANMPGWHRKSRLVVDWTVSLLFPRDTSELGQIGNPPELERDGAGVGSVTREHAEPEPERDAAPS
- a CDS encoding 50S ribosomal protein L11 methyltransferase — protein: MIRLALRVDRAHAEVALAELLELAPSGVEEVDHGDQVEYAVYGAPGELPELPDLEAAVGGALVSVTTSELADDWTERWKDFHKPLVLGDRLAVRPPWVPPLGADVELVIDPAQAFGTGSHATTRLCLELLLSLADGDAARGPVADVGCGSGVLAIAAAKLGYAPVVAVDYDPLSVEATRENAVVNDVALEVSRGDLRGEQMPAAPIVLANLLRPLLLEYAERMTDPPRVLIASGLLVHEADEIAHAFERRHGLVEQDRRELGEWAALLLRRP
- a CDS encoding PhoH family protein, with translation MKRKLELDNAVAAELSGTQDEVLRTLEENLDCSIYLRGNVLTLEGDDDAVDAAAQVVREVSDLVARGHEIAPGTIQAIQGALQQHESPSRVLEDVVWRHRSTKVAPKTVNQKRYVDSIRRNTITFGVGPAGTGKTWLAVAMAAAALSRREVNRIILTRPAVEAGERLGFLPGDLMAKVDPYLRPLFDALHDMIDPERVSAHLERGVIEVAPLAFMRGRTLNDSFIILDEAQNTTPEQMKMFLTRLGFNSKMVVTGDVTQIDLPSDQRSGLISVAEVLDAVDGIQFIRFGGEDVVRHKLVQRIVAAYAEHQQRLAPELRPAAADRKRA
- a CDS encoding GDSL-type esterase/lipase family protein, giving the protein MRDRRLLFFGDSFTAGAGDPAALGWAGRVAAACMPVTSYNLGVRGETSVQVAARWRSEAAVRLTDAASFRVVFSVGANDCVDSGIEGKPRVEPAVSTATMDALLDGAAALELPAFVVGPPPLGAERPDARALALTSAFADLCSVRGVPFVPLAAALAAFEPWRAEAAAGDGAHPGAEGYARAADLVLAGGFAAWLRDVG